A portion of the Vespula vulgaris chromosome 14, iyVesVulg1.1, whole genome shotgun sequence genome contains these proteins:
- the LOC127069104 gene encoding circadian locomoter output cycles protein kaput-like isoform X2, giving the protein MWSQQQQQRQQQQQRRQQQQQQQQQLQQQPRTYLRGFAFQHPQQQNVHLSIVGVDDTPQHQHQHHHQLQHHTRGSSGMDLPLSSNPRASRNMAEKQRRDNLNTNISTMAALVPTVAGSSRRMDKISILRLTAAYLRTQYTLGRGSADFLPKQFNDLDVEQYFVDNLIGNAGFFIVVTTAGKIVYVSRQVERQLGHAQKELTGQSLYHFVYPEDHEELTKNLTPDEMQPMVGGLTMDADNSSNSSEESTSTTLTSQRNTERRPFREQRRSFKLRMSQRTVSRREHTQYECLHVSGVLRLADACKNFDNRARHRETTSTSNDIIFVGMAWLPKKRPITELSIIDANKQEYVTRHLVDGRIIYCDHRISIVAGYLSEEVSGLSAFSFMHKDDVRWTIIGLRQMYDRAEPCGSSCYRLLSKTGEFIYLRTHGYLEYDKDTQTVESFVCINTLVSEEEGIEFVREMKERFSATVSGATKAVMIQNNDDLSFDLGSESQKSNSKASVEDPSQLEDAITHLISDLPSPAVSEDRSSPSPMPNAQFAKAAVFSQRLPPAAAQASKFGIKKIDHNFTIQGNKGNLTPKQEPRIEIKQEMIGNKTIVTDPVVEKDVMLDGQQRHVGRKRNQDRNSIGSLSSGKPLSMKEMMGQVQIMRQENRNNESIRTNVLPERNAFETKVLKNNSGETGLENLGNGTSESEDEESRKRYSSKRIYTEENAVGTGRNKKRRNEKRYETTEIRLGQQQQQQQQQHHHHHHQHQQQQQQSASYVNCRTFIKDEQFSTLADFDHYDQVHTQPIRVTSTDSTNSSLQDVNIEYQELDSSTSLVISNMANDEQFGNLQELKEDPLLSSSLDANPDFMLKIFDDLRPAMGFEKSFDDMNVQQLTVNNQAVNDEIRRTHLQLASSMVIRESQFDVLARDLDNPALQAQRKNLTQLQAEHKMQKQILKSLQQDHRNIQVNAKHNIGV; this is encoded by the exons atgtggtcccaacaacaacaacaacgacaacaacaacaacaacgacgacaacaacaacaacaacaacaacaacagcttCAGCAGCAACCACGGACTTACTTGCGAGGTTTTGCCTTTCAACATCCACAGCAACAGAACGTTCATCTCAGTATCGTCGGTGTCGACGATACGCCGCAACATCAGCATCAACACCATCATCAGCTTCAACATCATACGAGGGGATCGAGTGGCATGGATCTACCGTTGTCAAG CAATCCGCGTGCTTCACGAAATATGGCGGAGAAACAACGCCGAGATAATCTTAACACCAATATCTCGACGATGGCGGCTCTTGTTCCTACCGTCGCCGGAAGTTCGAGAAGGATGGACAAGATATCTATCCTGAGATTAACTGCTGCCTATTTAAGAACGCAATACA CTCTTGGTCGTGGATCGGCCGATTTTTTGCCAAAACAATTCAACGATTTGGACGTGGAACAGTACTTCGTAGAT AACTTGATCGGCAATGCTGGTTTCTTCATCGTCGTAACCACGGCGGGAAAGATCGTTTACGTTAGCCGGCAGGTGGAACGTCAACTTGGTCACGCTCAG AAAGAACTGACCGGACAATCTTTGTATCACTTCGTTTATCCCGAGGATCACGAGGAGTTAACGAAAAATTTAACGCCGGATGAAATGCAACCAATGGTCGGTGGCTTGACTATGGACGCCGACAATAGTTCTAATTCCTCCGAAGAGTCAACCTCGACGACATTGACGTCGCAGAGGAACACCGAGAGGAGGCCTTTTCGTGAGCAGAGACGAAGTTTCAAGTTACGAATGTCACAACGAACGGTTTCGAGACGAGAACACACGCAGTACGAGTGTCTACATGTGTCGGGCGTTCTTAGGCTCGCGGATGCTTGTAAAAATTTTGACAATCGTGCACGACATCGAG AGACTACATCGACAAGCAACGACATCATATTCGTCGGTATGGCATGGCTACCCAAGAAACGTCCCATTACCGAACTCTCCATAATAGATGCTAATAAACAAGAGTACGTGACGCGACACTTAGTGGACGGCCGTATTATTTACTGCGATCACAGGATATCCATTGTGGCGGGTTACCTGTCCGAGGAGGTTTCTGGTTTGAGCGCTTTCAGTTTTATGCACAAGGACGATGTTAGATGGACCATCATTGGACTTCGCCAaa TGTACGATCGTGCAGAACCTTGCGGTTCATCCTGCTATAGACTCCTTTCCAAAACTGGCGAGTTCATTTACCTAAGGACCCATGGATATTTGGAATACGACAAAGATACTCAAACCGTCGAATCGTTTGTCTGCATCAATACCCTAGTCTC agaagaagaaggtattGAATTCGTAAGAGAGATGAAGGAAAGATTTTCAGCTACGGTGTCCGGTGCCACGAAGGCGGTCATGATTCAAAATAACGACGACCTCTCGTTCGATCTG GGATCGGAGTCACAAAAATCAAATTCCAAAGCCAGCGTGGAAGATCCTTCGCAGCTAGAGGACGCGATCACTCATCTCATTAGCGATTTACCTTCACCAGCTGTTTCGGAAGATCGTTCTTCTCCATCGCCGATGCCAAACGCTCAATTCGCTAAAGCGGCCGTTTTTTCTCAAAGATTACCACCGGCAGCTGCGCAAGCAAGCAAATTCGGTATTAAGAAGATCGATCACAATTTCACGATACAAGGTAACAAAGGTAATCTTACGCCAAAACAAGAACCACggattgaaataaaacaagaaatgaTTGGCAATAAAACGATTGTTACCGATCCTGTTGTTGAAAAAGACGTCATGTTGGATGGACAACAACGACACgttggaagaaagagaaatcaagATCGTAATAGTATTGGCTCATTGAGTTCAGGAAAACCTTTGAGTATGAAGGAAATGATGGGACAAGTGCAAATTATGCGACAGGAGAATCGTAATAACGAAAGCATAAGAACTAATGTTTTACCTGAACGTAACGCGTTCGAAACGAAAGTTCTGAAGAATAACAGCGGCGAGACTGGCCTCGAGAACTTAGGAAATGGCACGAGCGAGTCCGAGGATGAAGAGTCTAGGAAAAGATATTCCTCGAAGAGGATATATACTGAAGAAAACGCCGTGGGGACAGGCCGTAATAAAAAGCGAAGGAATGAGAAACGATATGAAACTACCGAGATTCGACTCggacaacagcaacaacaacaacaacaacaacaccaccaccaccaccaccagcaccaacagcaacagcaacaaagTGCTTCTTATGTTAATTGTAGGACGTTTATCAAGGACGAACAGTTTTCAACGCTCGCTGATTTTGATCATTATGATCAGGTTCACACCCAACCGATTCGGGTTACATCCACGGACTCTACCAATTCAAGTCTTCAAGATGTAAACATCGAGTATCAGGAATTGGATTCGTCTACATCGTTGGTGATCTCAAATATGGCCAATGACGAACAATTTGGTAACCTTCAGGAGCTCAAGGAAGATCCATTGTTAAGCTCGAGCCTGGACGCAAATCCAG attTCATGCTGAAGATATTCGATGATCTACGGCCTGCAATGGGTTTTGAAA AAAGCTTTGATGATATGAACGTGCAACAGCTGACAGTCAATAAT CAAGCGGTTAACGATGAGATAAGAAGAACACATCTACAGCTTGCGAGTAGTATGGTTATACGAGAGTCTCAATTCGATGTATTAGCACGGGATTTGGATAATCCAGCTTTGCAGgctcaaagaaaaaatctaaCCCAATTACAG GCTGAACATAAGATGCAAAAACAAATCCTAAAGTCTTTACAACAAGATCATCGCAACATACAAGTCAATGCGAAGCACAATATAGGGGTCTGa
- the LOC127069104 gene encoding circadian locomoter output cycles protein kaput-like isoform X4, which yields MKDDVDEDDAGTSSTGTVPESSITYGNPRASRNMAEKQRRDNLNTNISTMAALVPTVAGSSRRMDKISILRLTAAYLRTQYTLGRGSADFLPKQFNDLDVEQYFVDNLIGNAGFFIVVTTAGKIVYVSRQVERQLGHAQKELTGQSLYHFVYPEDHEELTKNLTPDEMQPMVGGLTMDADNSSNSSEESTSTTLTSQRNTERRPFREQRRSFKLRMSQRTVSRREHTQYECLHVSGVLRLADACKNFDNRARHRETTSTSNDIIFVGMAWLPKKRPITELSIIDANKQEYVTRHLVDGRIIYCDHRISIVAGYLSEEVSGLSAFSFMHKDDVRWTIIGLRQMYDRAEPCGSSCYRLLSKTGEFIYLRTHGYLEYDKDTQTVESFVCINTLVSEEEGIEFVREMKERFSATVSGATKAVMIQNNDDLSFDLGSESQKSNSKASVEDPSQLEDAITHLISDLPSPAVSEDRSSPSPMPNAQFAKAAVFSQRLPPAAAQASKFGIKKIDHNFTIQGNKGNLTPKQEPRIEIKQEMIGNKTIVTDPVVEKDVMLDGQQRHVGRKRNQDRNSIGSLSSGKPLSMKEMMGQVQIMRQENRNNESIRTNVLPERNAFETKVLKNNSGETGLENLGNGTSESEDEESRKRYSSKRIYTEENAVGTGRNKKRRNEKRYETTEIRLGQQQQQQQQQHHHHHHQHQQQQQQSASYVNCRTFIKDEQFSTLADFDHYDQVHTQPIRVTSTDSTNSSLQDVNIEYQELDSSTSLVISNMANDEQFGNLQELKEDPLLSSSLDANPDFMLKIFDDLRPAMGFEKSFDDMNVQQLTVNNQQAVNDEIRRTHLQLASSMVIRESQFDVLARDLDNPALQAQRKNLTQLQAEHKMQKQILKSLQQDHRNIQVNAKHNIGV from the exons ATGAAGGATGACGTGGACGAGGACGATGCTGGCACGTCCTCTACGGGGACAGTGCCTGAAAGTTCGATTACCTACGG CAATCCGCGTGCTTCACGAAATATGGCGGAGAAACAACGCCGAGATAATCTTAACACCAATATCTCGACGATGGCGGCTCTTGTTCCTACCGTCGCCGGAAGTTCGAGAAGGATGGACAAGATATCTATCCTGAGATTAACTGCTGCCTATTTAAGAACGCAATACA CTCTTGGTCGTGGATCGGCCGATTTTTTGCCAAAACAATTCAACGATTTGGACGTGGAACAGTACTTCGTAGAT AACTTGATCGGCAATGCTGGTTTCTTCATCGTCGTAACCACGGCGGGAAAGATCGTTTACGTTAGCCGGCAGGTGGAACGTCAACTTGGTCACGCTCAG AAAGAACTGACCGGACAATCTTTGTATCACTTCGTTTATCCCGAGGATCACGAGGAGTTAACGAAAAATTTAACGCCGGATGAAATGCAACCAATGGTCGGTGGCTTGACTATGGACGCCGACAATAGTTCTAATTCCTCCGAAGAGTCAACCTCGACGACATTGACGTCGCAGAGGAACACCGAGAGGAGGCCTTTTCGTGAGCAGAGACGAAGTTTCAAGTTACGAATGTCACAACGAACGGTTTCGAGACGAGAACACACGCAGTACGAGTGTCTACATGTGTCGGGCGTTCTTAGGCTCGCGGATGCTTGTAAAAATTTTGACAATCGTGCACGACATCGAG AGACTACATCGACAAGCAACGACATCATATTCGTCGGTATGGCATGGCTACCCAAGAAACGTCCCATTACCGAACTCTCCATAATAGATGCTAATAAACAAGAGTACGTGACGCGACACTTAGTGGACGGCCGTATTATTTACTGCGATCACAGGATATCCATTGTGGCGGGTTACCTGTCCGAGGAGGTTTCTGGTTTGAGCGCTTTCAGTTTTATGCACAAGGACGATGTTAGATGGACCATCATTGGACTTCGCCAaa TGTACGATCGTGCAGAACCTTGCGGTTCATCCTGCTATAGACTCCTTTCCAAAACTGGCGAGTTCATTTACCTAAGGACCCATGGATATTTGGAATACGACAAAGATACTCAAACCGTCGAATCGTTTGTCTGCATCAATACCCTAGTCTC agaagaagaaggtattGAATTCGTAAGAGAGATGAAGGAAAGATTTTCAGCTACGGTGTCCGGTGCCACGAAGGCGGTCATGATTCAAAATAACGACGACCTCTCGTTCGATCTG GGATCGGAGTCACAAAAATCAAATTCCAAAGCCAGCGTGGAAGATCCTTCGCAGCTAGAGGACGCGATCACTCATCTCATTAGCGATTTACCTTCACCAGCTGTTTCGGAAGATCGTTCTTCTCCATCGCCGATGCCAAACGCTCAATTCGCTAAAGCGGCCGTTTTTTCTCAAAGATTACCACCGGCAGCTGCGCAAGCAAGCAAATTCGGTATTAAGAAGATCGATCACAATTTCACGATACAAGGTAACAAAGGTAATCTTACGCCAAAACAAGAACCACggattgaaataaaacaagaaatgaTTGGCAATAAAACGATTGTTACCGATCCTGTTGTTGAAAAAGACGTCATGTTGGATGGACAACAACGACACgttggaagaaagagaaatcaagATCGTAATAGTATTGGCTCATTGAGTTCAGGAAAACCTTTGAGTATGAAGGAAATGATGGGACAAGTGCAAATTATGCGACAGGAGAATCGTAATAACGAAAGCATAAGAACTAATGTTTTACCTGAACGTAACGCGTTCGAAACGAAAGTTCTGAAGAATAACAGCGGCGAGACTGGCCTCGAGAACTTAGGAAATGGCACGAGCGAGTCCGAGGATGAAGAGTCTAGGAAAAGATATTCCTCGAAGAGGATATATACTGAAGAAAACGCCGTGGGGACAGGCCGTAATAAAAAGCGAAGGAATGAGAAACGATATGAAACTACCGAGATTCGACTCggacaacagcaacaacaacaacaacaacaacaccaccaccaccaccaccagcaccaacagcaacagcaacaaagTGCTTCTTATGTTAATTGTAGGACGTTTATCAAGGACGAACAGTTTTCAACGCTCGCTGATTTTGATCATTATGATCAGGTTCACACCCAACCGATTCGGGTTACATCCACGGACTCTACCAATTCAAGTCTTCAAGATGTAAACATCGAGTATCAGGAATTGGATTCGTCTACATCGTTGGTGATCTCAAATATGGCCAATGACGAACAATTTGGTAACCTTCAGGAGCTCAAGGAAGATCCATTGTTAAGCTCGAGCCTGGACGCAAATCCAG attTCATGCTGAAGATATTCGATGATCTACGGCCTGCAATGGGTTTTGAAA AAAGCTTTGATGATATGAACGTGCAACAGCTGACAGTCAATAAT CAGCAAGCGGTTAACGATGAGATAAGAAGAACACATCTACAGCTTGCGAGTAGTATGGTTATACGAGAGTCTCAATTCGATGTATTAGCACGGGATTTGGATAATCCAGCTTTGCAGgctcaaagaaaaaatctaaCCCAATTACAG GCTGAACATAAGATGCAAAAACAAATCCTAAAGTCTTTACAACAAGATCATCGCAACATACAAGTCAATGCGAAGCACAATATAGGGGTCTGa
- the LOC127069104 gene encoding circadian locomoter output cycles protein kaput-like isoform X1: MWSQQQQQRQQQQQRRQQQQQQQQQLQQQPRTYLRGFAFQHPQQQNVHLSIVGVDDTPQHQHQHHHQLQHHTRGSSGMDLPLSSNPRASRNMAEKQRRDNLNTNISTMAALVPTVAGSSRRMDKISILRLTAAYLRTQYTLGRGSADFLPKQFNDLDVEQYFVDNLIGNAGFFIVVTTAGKIVYVSRQVERQLGHAQKELTGQSLYHFVYPEDHEELTKNLTPDEMQPMVGGLTMDADNSSNSSEESTSTTLTSQRNTERRPFREQRRSFKLRMSQRTVSRREHTQYECLHVSGVLRLADACKNFDNRARHRETTSTSNDIIFVGMAWLPKKRPITELSIIDANKQEYVTRHLVDGRIIYCDHRISIVAGYLSEEVSGLSAFSFMHKDDVRWTIIGLRQMYDRAEPCGSSCYRLLSKTGEFIYLRTHGYLEYDKDTQTVESFVCINTLVSEEEGIEFVREMKERFSATVSGATKAVMIQNNDDLSFDLGSESQKSNSKASVEDPSQLEDAITHLISDLPSPAVSEDRSSPSPMPNAQFAKAAVFSQRLPPAAAQASKFGIKKIDHNFTIQGNKGNLTPKQEPRIEIKQEMIGNKTIVTDPVVEKDVMLDGQQRHVGRKRNQDRNSIGSLSSGKPLSMKEMMGQVQIMRQENRNNESIRTNVLPERNAFETKVLKNNSGETGLENLGNGTSESEDEESRKRYSSKRIYTEENAVGTGRNKKRRNEKRYETTEIRLGQQQQQQQQQHHHHHHQHQQQQQQSASYVNCRTFIKDEQFSTLADFDHYDQVHTQPIRVTSTDSTNSSLQDVNIEYQELDSSTSLVISNMANDEQFGNLQELKEDPLLSSSLDANPDFMLKIFDDLRPAMGFEKSFDDMNVQQLTVNNQQAVNDEIRRTHLQLASSMVIRESQFDVLARDLDNPALQAQRKNLTQLQAEHKMQKQILKSLQQDHRNIQVNAKHNIGV; this comes from the exons atgtggtcccaacaacaacaacaacgacaacaacaacaacaacgacgacaacaacaacaacaacaacaacaacagcttCAGCAGCAACCACGGACTTACTTGCGAGGTTTTGCCTTTCAACATCCACAGCAACAGAACGTTCATCTCAGTATCGTCGGTGTCGACGATACGCCGCAACATCAGCATCAACACCATCATCAGCTTCAACATCATACGAGGGGATCGAGTGGCATGGATCTACCGTTGTCAAG CAATCCGCGTGCTTCACGAAATATGGCGGAGAAACAACGCCGAGATAATCTTAACACCAATATCTCGACGATGGCGGCTCTTGTTCCTACCGTCGCCGGAAGTTCGAGAAGGATGGACAAGATATCTATCCTGAGATTAACTGCTGCCTATTTAAGAACGCAATACA CTCTTGGTCGTGGATCGGCCGATTTTTTGCCAAAACAATTCAACGATTTGGACGTGGAACAGTACTTCGTAGAT AACTTGATCGGCAATGCTGGTTTCTTCATCGTCGTAACCACGGCGGGAAAGATCGTTTACGTTAGCCGGCAGGTGGAACGTCAACTTGGTCACGCTCAG AAAGAACTGACCGGACAATCTTTGTATCACTTCGTTTATCCCGAGGATCACGAGGAGTTAACGAAAAATTTAACGCCGGATGAAATGCAACCAATGGTCGGTGGCTTGACTATGGACGCCGACAATAGTTCTAATTCCTCCGAAGAGTCAACCTCGACGACATTGACGTCGCAGAGGAACACCGAGAGGAGGCCTTTTCGTGAGCAGAGACGAAGTTTCAAGTTACGAATGTCACAACGAACGGTTTCGAGACGAGAACACACGCAGTACGAGTGTCTACATGTGTCGGGCGTTCTTAGGCTCGCGGATGCTTGTAAAAATTTTGACAATCGTGCACGACATCGAG AGACTACATCGACAAGCAACGACATCATATTCGTCGGTATGGCATGGCTACCCAAGAAACGTCCCATTACCGAACTCTCCATAATAGATGCTAATAAACAAGAGTACGTGACGCGACACTTAGTGGACGGCCGTATTATTTACTGCGATCACAGGATATCCATTGTGGCGGGTTACCTGTCCGAGGAGGTTTCTGGTTTGAGCGCTTTCAGTTTTATGCACAAGGACGATGTTAGATGGACCATCATTGGACTTCGCCAaa TGTACGATCGTGCAGAACCTTGCGGTTCATCCTGCTATAGACTCCTTTCCAAAACTGGCGAGTTCATTTACCTAAGGACCCATGGATATTTGGAATACGACAAAGATACTCAAACCGTCGAATCGTTTGTCTGCATCAATACCCTAGTCTC agaagaagaaggtattGAATTCGTAAGAGAGATGAAGGAAAGATTTTCAGCTACGGTGTCCGGTGCCACGAAGGCGGTCATGATTCAAAATAACGACGACCTCTCGTTCGATCTG GGATCGGAGTCACAAAAATCAAATTCCAAAGCCAGCGTGGAAGATCCTTCGCAGCTAGAGGACGCGATCACTCATCTCATTAGCGATTTACCTTCACCAGCTGTTTCGGAAGATCGTTCTTCTCCATCGCCGATGCCAAACGCTCAATTCGCTAAAGCGGCCGTTTTTTCTCAAAGATTACCACCGGCAGCTGCGCAAGCAAGCAAATTCGGTATTAAGAAGATCGATCACAATTTCACGATACAAGGTAACAAAGGTAATCTTACGCCAAAACAAGAACCACggattgaaataaaacaagaaatgaTTGGCAATAAAACGATTGTTACCGATCCTGTTGTTGAAAAAGACGTCATGTTGGATGGACAACAACGACACgttggaagaaagagaaatcaagATCGTAATAGTATTGGCTCATTGAGTTCAGGAAAACCTTTGAGTATGAAGGAAATGATGGGACAAGTGCAAATTATGCGACAGGAGAATCGTAATAACGAAAGCATAAGAACTAATGTTTTACCTGAACGTAACGCGTTCGAAACGAAAGTTCTGAAGAATAACAGCGGCGAGACTGGCCTCGAGAACTTAGGAAATGGCACGAGCGAGTCCGAGGATGAAGAGTCTAGGAAAAGATATTCCTCGAAGAGGATATATACTGAAGAAAACGCCGTGGGGACAGGCCGTAATAAAAAGCGAAGGAATGAGAAACGATATGAAACTACCGAGATTCGACTCggacaacagcaacaacaacaacaacaacaacaccaccaccaccaccaccagcaccaacagcaacagcaacaaagTGCTTCTTATGTTAATTGTAGGACGTTTATCAAGGACGAACAGTTTTCAACGCTCGCTGATTTTGATCATTATGATCAGGTTCACACCCAACCGATTCGGGTTACATCCACGGACTCTACCAATTCAAGTCTTCAAGATGTAAACATCGAGTATCAGGAATTGGATTCGTCTACATCGTTGGTGATCTCAAATATGGCCAATGACGAACAATTTGGTAACCTTCAGGAGCTCAAGGAAGATCCATTGTTAAGCTCGAGCCTGGACGCAAATCCAG attTCATGCTGAAGATATTCGATGATCTACGGCCTGCAATGGGTTTTGAAA AAAGCTTTGATGATATGAACGTGCAACAGCTGACAGTCAATAAT CAGCAAGCGGTTAACGATGAGATAAGAAGAACACATCTACAGCTTGCGAGTAGTATGGTTATACGAGAGTCTCAATTCGATGTATTAGCACGGGATTTGGATAATCCAGCTTTGCAGgctcaaagaaaaaatctaaCCCAATTACAG GCTGAACATAAGATGCAAAAACAAATCCTAAAGTCTTTACAACAAGATCATCGCAACATACAAGTCAATGCGAAGCACAATATAGGGGTCTGa